In a genomic window of Chryseobacterium sp. G0162:
- a CDS encoding MauE/DoxX family redox-associated membrane protein, with translation MKTFRTRFIEFVSYFFILLFCYASISKMMDFENFQIQIAQSPLLSAFSNVMSYGVLVIELAICILLIFERSRKIGLYSSFVLMVSFTVYIYMILNYSEFIPCSCGGILEKMDWKTHLIFNIATVIIAAFAVILYSDSKRQEIFKSVSLLLVLSIVSCSAIILMYRQSEFMIKKENNFTRRFLQHPITEEKRSNLQINSYYFAGISKDSVYLGNYTAPFLLTSTDLNFKATKENRVLPDRYNFDFKRVQLKVNAQNYYLYDGSVPVIYQGILGNHQAKTLSLGQAYFSQLVNISKDAFAISTYFKDSEKQTLGLLNPLQKNPLNLKSGILGKTNDGIFDTDGQLHFDPLTQIAVYVHYYKNQLLIMDDHLTVKAKYKTIDTISIPQIKVSELSDGKKKMSKPPLKVNKKAFVYAGLLFIESNLIGKFEDRDRWKNSFIIDVYSTVKQGYIGSFYLPNPKKEKKVQFHITDQHLYVLTGNEIIKYRFAQNITQHFIAGEAENLNQE, from the coding sequence ATGAAAACCTTCAGAACAAGATTTATAGAATTTGTCAGCTATTTTTTCATATTGCTCTTCTGCTATGCAAGTATCAGTAAAATGATGGATTTTGAAAATTTTCAGATTCAGATTGCACAATCTCCCCTATTGAGTGCATTTTCAAATGTCATGTCTTACGGAGTTCTAGTCATTGAACTTGCAATATGTATTTTATTGATCTTTGAGAGATCCAGAAAAATCGGATTATACAGTTCTTTTGTTCTGATGGTTTCATTCACTGTATATATCTACATGATACTGAACTATAGCGAGTTTATTCCTTGCTCTTGTGGTGGAATCTTAGAAAAAATGGATTGGAAAACCCATCTGATCTTTAATATTGCCACTGTTATCATAGCTGCTTTTGCAGTTATTTTATATTCAGATTCTAAACGACAGGAGATTTTTAAATCTGTGAGTCTGCTGCTCGTCTTATCAATAGTAAGTTGTTCAGCAATTATTCTGATGTACAGACAATCAGAATTTATGATCAAAAAGGAAAATAATTTTACACGAAGGTTTTTACAGCATCCGATAACAGAAGAAAAACGGTCCAATCTTCAGATCAACTCCTATTACTTTGCGGGCATTTCAAAAGATTCAGTATATCTGGGGAACTATACCGCTCCATTTCTACTGACATCAACTGATTTGAATTTTAAAGCAACGAAAGAAAACAGGGTATTACCGGATCGTTACAACTTTGATTTTAAAAGAGTACAGCTGAAAGTGAATGCCCAGAATTATTATCTGTATGACGGAAGTGTTCCTGTAATCTATCAGGGAATCTTGGGAAATCATCAAGCAAAGACCTTGAGCTTAGGACAGGCGTACTTTAGCCAATTGGTGAATATCAGTAAAGATGCCTTTGCAATCAGCACTTATTTCAAAGATTCAGAAAAGCAGACTTTAGGATTGTTGAATCCTTTGCAGAAAAATCCTCTGAATCTGAAATCGGGAATTCTTGGAAAAACCAATGACGGAATCTTTGATACTGATGGACAACTACATTTTGACCCGCTCACTCAGATTGCTGTTTATGTACACTATTACAAAAACCAGCTCTTGATAATGGATGACCATCTTACCGTCAAAGCGAAGTATAAAACCATTGATACGATAAGCATTCCGCAGATTAAGGTTTCTGAACTTTCGGACGGAAAAAAGAAGATGAGCAAACCCCCATTGAAAGTCAATAAAAAAGCATTTGTATATGCAGGTCTGCTATTCATAGAATCAAATCTCATCGGAAAATTTGAAGACAGGGACCGATGGAAAAATTCTTTTATTATTGATGTTTATTCAACTGTAAAACAAGGATATATCGGAAGTTTTTATCTACCAAATCCCAAAAAGGAAAAAAAGGTACAGTTTCATATTACAGATCAGCATCTTTATGTATTAACAGGAAATGAAATCATTAAATATCGTTTTGCGCAGAACATCACTCAACATTTCATTGCAGGGGAAGCCGAAAACCTGAACCAAGAGTAG
- a CDS encoding DUF6520 family protein, translated as MKKMRKIALPLAVLLLGAGSAYATSVVKKNSLVENGYRFDPLAPVEKCIMTEKSCQADILGEVCTWSDGVNTHNLFQNAGGTSCGNPLYEIPN; from the coding sequence ATGAAAAAAATGAGAAAAATCGCATTGCCCTTAGCAGTTTTGCTTTTAGGCGCAGGGAGTGCGTACGCTACAAGCGTTGTGAAAAAAAACAGTTTAGTGGAAAACGGTTATCGTTTTGATCCGTTAGCACCTGTTGAAAAATGTATTATGACGGAAAAGTCATGTCAGGCTGATATTTTAGGTGAAGTATGTACCTGGTCAGACGGAGTCAACACTCATAATCTATTCCAAAATGCAGGCGGAACCTCGTGCGGGAATCCACTGTATGAAATTCCTAACTAA
- a CDS encoding alpha/beta hydrolase family protein — protein MMNRNWKNMMKNRENILESNKTVNTIQKILLLLIVFTFLLLPLPLNGQHDLKKLEALAEKAEVPDFLKMSDDGKWVSWLMKYESKSPMYILQNVHDKTQKFERKSIRTSFFMGSEKFAFLSGEQLELINLIDQTIETKDHVKTIDQMKPQSLFLIHYDEHQNNRLEVYGKNGRKIHELENVIRYSTVDEELIVFQKNDQNETDVLRVDTKNKKIIARAFDEVLKVWKGTATEGGYTVFGKDKHEYTLKHCVDGLQIPRNLDLMRSKNYHYVNLDYSSDPDALFIKLIRKIPKEKKLLEFWYGVEKDLTHHIKDMQVEENFLWYPQTGKVIPMDSMFHTEIAIGNSGNFLKIKKDQSFVDKKDDFFMPKRDSLFVWNSRSNEHRFLCVIDERLYVSPDRKWVLTADNNGWNLVNTFTLKTKKQISDPEASPYFKGTELITWVKGNNVWQQNILNGKLERKVTLDGDNVEIINSQHQKITEGLPREIISVPDNNYLFRISKGDLLKSYVEWDHRTIKKIIAETTDKIRNFTYTDNHSNFVWTKENYNEAPSIVFKQKRKKDHIVFTSNAHDKTAEKIRKIQLFYKGATEESLTATLFLPHDYDPGKKYPVVLNIYEKQQKGTSAFLLPTLKNGRGFNARLLLESGYMVLIPDITYADKGSGLSALESIHNVLDELVKIEQVDARRIALTGQSFGGYQTNFIATHSDRFATFISGASVSDIVHTPFSFNYDFGSPDYWRYEYGQMRMGGSFVENKQKYMDNNPLYFASEVKAPILLWTGEKDSNVDREETRSLFVALRKYRKPVIALFYQEEGHSLLQQIAQKDLSVRMLEWLDYFLKGKNGVEWIDKQMKGAL, from the coding sequence ATGATGAATAGAAATTGGAAAAATATGATGAAGAACAGGGAAAACATACTTGAAAGTAATAAGACAGTAAATACGATTCAAAAAATATTGTTGCTCCTCATTGTGTTTACTTTTCTATTGTTACCACTACCACTCAACGGGCAACATGATTTGAAAAAATTGGAAGCATTGGCAGAAAAAGCTGAAGTTCCTGATTTTCTGAAAATGTCTGATGACGGAAAATGGGTAAGCTGGCTGATGAAATATGAAAGTAAATCGCCGATGTACATTTTACAAAATGTACATGATAAGACTCAAAAGTTTGAACGAAAATCAATCAGGACTTCATTTTTTATGGGTAGTGAAAAATTCGCTTTTTTGAGTGGTGAGCAATTAGAACTAATTAATCTAATAGATCAAACTATTGAAACAAAAGATCATGTAAAGACGATTGATCAGATGAAACCGCAATCTTTATTTTTGATTCATTATGATGAGCATCAAAATAACAGACTGGAAGTTTACGGTAAAAACGGCAGAAAGATTCATGAGTTAGAAAATGTTATTAGATATAGCACTGTTGATGAAGAACTCATTGTTTTTCAGAAAAATGATCAAAATGAGACTGACGTTTTGAGGGTTGATACAAAAAATAAAAAGATCATAGCCCGCGCGTTCGATGAAGTCTTGAAAGTATGGAAAGGCACTGCTACGGAAGGAGGATATACCGTCTTTGGTAAAGACAAGCATGAATATACATTGAAGCATTGTGTTGATGGTTTACAGATTCCTCGAAACCTTGATTTGATGCGGAGTAAAAATTACCATTACGTAAATCTTGACTATTCATCAGATCCTGATGCATTATTTATCAAGCTAATCAGAAAGATTCCGAAAGAAAAAAAACTTTTAGAGTTTTGGTACGGCGTTGAAAAAGATCTCACTCATCATATTAAAGATATGCAGGTTGAAGAAAATTTTTTGTGGTATCCCCAAACAGGTAAAGTAATTCCGATGGATTCGATGTTTCATACAGAAATAGCGATTGGAAATTCCGGTAATTTTTTGAAGATAAAGAAAGACCAATCATTTGTAGATAAGAAAGATGATTTTTTCATGCCCAAAAGAGATTCCTTGTTTGTATGGAATTCAAGATCAAATGAACATCGTTTTCTTTGCGTGATTGATGAAAGACTGTATGTTTCACCTGATAGAAAATGGGTTCTTACGGCTGATAATAATGGCTGGAATCTTGTAAACACATTTACCCTGAAAACTAAAAAACAAATATCAGATCCTGAAGCTTCGCCATACTTTAAAGGAACTGAGCTTATTACCTGGGTAAAAGGTAATAATGTATGGCAACAAAATATTTTGAACGGCAAACTGGAGAGGAAAGTAACTTTAGATGGTGACAATGTTGAAATTATCAACAGTCAACACCAAAAGATTACGGAAGGGCTTCCTAGAGAAATTATTTCAGTGCCTGACAATAATTATTTATTTCGCATTTCAAAAGGTGATTTGTTGAAATCATATGTAGAGTGGGATCATCGTACAATAAAAAAAATTATAGCTGAAACTACAGATAAAATACGAAATTTCACCTATACAGATAATCATTCAAATTTTGTGTGGACGAAAGAAAATTACAATGAAGCGCCATCCATTGTATTTAAACAAAAACGAAAGAAAGATCATATCGTATTCACTTCCAATGCTCATGACAAAACTGCAGAAAAAATAAGAAAAATTCAGCTGTTTTACAAAGGAGCAACAGAAGAATCTTTAACTGCAACTTTATTTTTACCACATGATTATGATCCGGGTAAAAAATATCCTGTCGTACTTAATATTTACGAAAAACAGCAGAAAGGTACATCAGCCTTTTTGCTTCCGACATTAAAAAACGGGAGAGGCTTTAATGCAAGGTTGCTATTGGAATCAGGCTATATGGTGCTCATTCCGGATATTACATACGCAGATAAAGGATCAGGTCTTTCAGCACTTGAGTCTATTCATAATGTTCTGGATGAATTGGTAAAAATAGAACAAGTAGATGCGAGGCGAATTGCATTGACAGGACAGTCTTTCGGGGGATATCAGACCAACTTTATCGCAACGCACTCAGATCGTTTTGCTACATTTATTTCGGGAGCATCGGTGTCGGACATTGTTCATACTCCTTTTTCTTTCAATTACGATTTTGGAAGTCCTGACTATTGGCGGTATGAATATGGTCAAATGCGTATGGGTGGCAGCTTTGTAGAAAATAAACAAAAATACATGGATAACAATCCGTTGTATTTTGCTTCGGAGGTTAAAGCACCCATATTACTTTGGACAGGCGAAAAAGATAGTAATGTAGACCGTGAGGAAACCCGCTCATTATTTGTTGCTCTAAGAAAATACCGCAAACCTGTGATAGCATTGTTCTATCAGGAAGAAGGTCATTCGCTTCTTCAACAAATTGCACAAAAAGATTTATCTGTAAGAATGCTTGAATGGCTGGATTATTTTCTGAAAGGTAAGAATGGTGTTGAATGGATTGATAAACAAATGAAGGGTGCGTTGTAG